In Mercurialis annua linkage group LG6, ddMerAnnu1.2, whole genome shotgun sequence, the following are encoded in one genomic region:
- the LOC126685980 gene encoding uncharacterized protein LOC126685980 gives MPRNSLVITTKIHIMALDGIVNVNSLFTLGLFLGLAYPAPDPATTLIGDPSCFASSAVAEDLVTFHVYSFSAFLFSSLVALAIKQAIKIEDKDDDFVVTEAELGGGGLVHVNMVALRVGTLVSGFGSVLGCGFLMMALVQLVQMKLGVLSCGSFYTFAAIGPLVTLVPLALLIYVFLMLYSFIR, from the coding sequence ATGCCACGTAACAGTTTAGTAATCACCACAAAGATTCACATAATGGCATTAGACGGAATAGTAAACGTCAATTCTTTATTCACTTTAGGTCTATTTCTTGGCCTTGCTTACCCCGCTCCTGATCCGGCCACCACCCTGATCGGCGATCCTTCGTGTTTCGCTAGTTCCGCCGTGGCCGAAGACTTGGTAACTTTCCACGTGTATTCTTTTAGCGCTTTTCTGTTCTCTAGTCTCGTTGCCTTGGCTATCAAGCAAGCTATAAAGATTGAAGATAAGGATGATGATTTTGTGGTGACGGAGGCGGAGTTGGGCGGCGGTGGCTTGGTGCATGTGAACATGGTGGCGCTGAGAGTAGGGACTTTGGTTTCTggatttggttcggttcttgGATGTGGGTTTTTGATGATGGCTTTGGTTCAACTGGTTCAGATGAAATTAGGGGTTTTGAGTTGTGGAAGTTTTTATACTTTTGCTGCTATTGGTCCTTTGGTTACATTAGTTCCTTTGGCTTTACTCATTTATGTTTTTCTTATGCTTTATTCCTTTATTCGTTAA